In Zea mays cultivar B73 chromosome 7, Zm-B73-REFERENCE-NAM-5.0, whole genome shotgun sequence, the following proteins share a genomic window:
- the LOC103633883 gene encoding probable pectinesterase 15, with product MRRHFRTRSTGRAGAKAPLLLWATSAVCSALLGILLASRSSFYFQQPASSPCTSSGSGEEAEAEVGRHHHRRRACDDQARWVAKMASLHNASLVLTVDRTGCANFTSLQKAVDAVPDYAAARTLIAVDAGVYAEKVVVWSNKTGVTLQGRGNLNTTIVWNDTANSTGGTFYSATVAVLAANFVAYNVSVQNTARPADPGDAGGQAVALRVRGDQAAFYWCGFYSSQDTLLDEQGRHFFRGCYVEGSIDFIFGNARSLYLGCTISSVANAAANGTVTGSVTAHGRASLAERTGLAFVDCNVVGTGQVWLGRAWGPYATVVFARTYLSAVVAPAGWNDWNDPARQQSVFFGEYDCTGPGASGGTAQRVAYARQLDQRQAAPFMDLSYINGNQWALPPILGAAGEDIISAEFSRGQPGQHHVNLV from the coding sequence ATGAGGAGGCATTTTCGTACAAGAAGCACAGGCAGAGCTGGTGCCAAGGCGCCATTGCTGTTATGGGCAACATCGGCCGTCTGCTCTGCGCTTCTCGGCATCCTGCTCGCTTCCAGATCATCGTTCTACTTCCAGCAGCCTGCTTCTTCTCCCTGCACCTCCTCCGGGTCGGGAGAAGAAGCGGAAGCGGAAGTGGGGCGGCACCACCACCGGCGCCGGGCGTGCGACGACCAGGCCAGGTGGGTCGCCAAGATGGCGTCCCTGCACAACGCCAGCCTGGTCCTCACCGTCGACCGCACGGGCTGCGCCAACTTTACCAGCCTGCAGAAGGCCGTGGACGCCGTGCCCGACTACGCCGCGGCCCGCACGCTGATCGCCGTCGACGCGGGCGTGTACGCGGAGAAGGTGGTGGTGTGGAGCAACAAGACGGGCGTCACGCTGCAGGGCCGCGGCAACCTCAACACGACCATCGTCTGGAACGACACCGCCAACTCCACCGGCGGCACCTTCTACAGCGCCACCGTCGCCGTCCTCGCCGCCAACTTCGTGGCCTACAACGTCAGCGTCCAGAACACGGCTCGCCCCGCCGACCCGGGGGACGCGGGCGGCCAGGCGGTGGCGCTGCGCGTCCGGGGCGACCAGGCCGCCTTCTACTGGTGCGGCTTCTACAGCTCCCAGGACACGCTGCTGGACGAGCAGGGCCGCCACTTCTTCCGCGGCTGCTACGTCGAGGGCTCCATCGACTTTATCTTCGGCAACGCGCGCTCCCTCTACCTCGGCTGCACCATCAGCTCCGTCGCCAACGCCGCCGCGAACGGCACCGTCACGGGGAGCGTCACGGCGCACGGGCGTGCGTCGCTCGCCGAGAGGACGGGCTTGGCGTTCGTGGACTGCAACGTCGTGGGCACGGGGCAGGTGTGGCTGGGTAGGGCGTGGGGCCCCTACGCTACCGTCGTCTTCGCCAGGACGTACCTCTCCGCCGTCGTCGCGCCCGCGGGATGGAACGACTGGAACGACCCCGCCAGGCAGCAGTCCGTGTTCTTCGGCGAGTACGACTGCACGGGCCCCGGCGCCAGCGGTGGCACCGCGCAGAGGGTGGCGTACGCGAGGCAGTTGGACCAGCGCCAGGCCGCGCCATTCATGGACCTCTCCTACATCAACGGAAACCAGTGGGCGCTTCCGCCGATACTGGGCGCTGCCGGCGAGGACATCATATCTGCCGAATTCAGTCGTGGCCAGCCAGGACAGCACCATGTAAATCTAGTATAA